The genomic region GGGCGAACGACGGGAATTGAACCCGCGCATGGTGGATTCACAATCCACTGCCTTGATCCACTTGGCTACATCCGCCCCCACTACTACTAATATTTTTTTTTTCTTTTTAATCCATTTAAAAAAAGAATATTCCATTTTTAATGAAATCAAAAAAAGAAATTCATAATGGAAAATATTTCATTCGATTGTGAATTTTTCACATTTTTCTATCTTAATTATGAGATAGAAGAAGCAGAAAATTATAACCTTTCTATTTTATTTGAAAAAAAAAACTAGAAGATAATAATCTCACAAAGCCTTACAAAGGGTTGAAAAGAATGTATATAAATTCATATCTAAGGAAAAAAGTATGATAAGCAATCATAAAGCAATCCCTAAGACTAGAATACTTTTTCTTATGTTGAAGTAAAGAAAAACTTATGTAAAGAAAAGAGCACTAAATAAAGGAACAATAACCAATTTCTTTTTCTATCAAGAGTGTTGGTTATTGCTCCTTTCCAATCAAAAACTCGGCTAGACTTATACTAAGACCAAAGTCTTATCCATTTGTAGATGGAACTTCGACAGCAGCTAGGTCTAGAGGGAAGTTATGAGCATTACGTTCATGCATAACTTCCATACCAAGGTTAGCACGATTAATAATATCAGCCCAGGTATTAATTACACGACCTTGACTATCAACTACGGATTGGTTGAAATTGAAACCATTTAGGTTGAAAGCCATAGTGCTGATACCTAAAGCAGTGAACCAGATACCTACTACAGGCCAAGCAGCTAGGAAGAAGTGTAAAGAACGAGAATTGTTGAAACTAGCATATTGGAAGATCAATCGGCCAAAATAACCATGAGCAGCTACGATATTATAAGTTTCTTCCTCTTGACCGAATCTGTAACCTTCATTAGCAGATTCATTTTCTGTGGTTTCCCTGATCAAACTAGAGGTTACCAAGGAACCATGCATAGCACTGAATAGGGAGCCGCCGAATACACCAGCTACGCCTAACATGTGAAATGGGTGCATAAGGATGTTGTGCTCAGCCTGGAATACAATCATGAAGTTGAAAGTACCAGAAATTCCTAGAGGCATACCATCCGAAAAACTTCCTTGACCAATTGGGTAGATCAAGAAAACAGCAGTAGCAGCTGCAACAGGAGCTGAATATGCAACAGCAATCCAAGGGCGCATACCCAGACGGAAACTAAGTTCCCACTCACGACCCATGTAACAAGCTACACCAAGTAAAAAGTGTAGAACAATTAGCTCATAAGGACCGCCGTTGTATAACCATTCATCAACAGATGCCGCTTCCCATATTGGGTAAAAATGCAAACCTATAGCTGCAGAAGTAGGAATAATGGCACCCGAGATAATATTGTTTCCATAAAGTAGAGATCCAGAAACAGGTTCACGAATACCATCAATATCTACTGGAGGAGCAGCAATGAAGGCAATAATAAATACAGAAGTTGCGGTCAATAAGGTAGGGATCATCAAAACACCAAACCATCCAATGTAAAGACGGTTTTCGGTGCTGGTTATCCAGTTACAGAAGCGACCCCATAGGCTTTCGCTTTCGCGTCTCTCTAAAATTGCAGTCATGGTAAAATCTTGGTTTATTTAATCATCAGGGACTCCCAAGCACACGAATTCTCTCTAAATAGAATAGAAATAGATAATTGAGGGCTTGTTATTCAACAGTATAACATGACTTATATACCCGTGTCAACCAATATCCATATCCATAGATATCTATCTATGATCTTATCTATGGAGATTCATCCGAATTTTTTGAATCTGAATGAATATCAATGAAGTGAGTTACAAAAAGATAATGCGGATATATAGAATTTCGATATTCTATATAAAATGGGTTGCCCGGGACTCGAACCCGGAACTAGTCGGATGGAGTAGATAATTTCTTTGTTAAAATACGTAACAAAAATCCCTCCCCAAACCGTGCTTGCATTTTTCATTGCACACGGCTTTCCCTATGTATACATCGAAAACTCAATGTCTTCCCTAGAAAGGACTCTAAGAAAAATGGAATACTCAGTCGATCAACCCTAACTTAACTCTTACTACATAAATATTTCATAAAAAAATGAATGAATTTTTTTTGTTATCTCTTCATTATTTAGGGATAATTTACATTTCCATGATCTCATAGACAATCATTCATAATTGACTAGATCATTGATAGAAGTAATATCCAAATACCAAATCCGCCCTCTATATAACCTTCGTGAAGTAGAATAAGTTCTTGGGAAGATCAAAGAAAGAACAACTTCTTCCTCCGTAAGGAATTCTTCCAAAAATTCCGAACCTAATCTTTTTAAAAAAGTACGTACAGTCTTTTTGTGTTTACGAGCCAAAGTTTTAACACAAGAAAGTCGAAGTATATATTTTACTCGATATAAACTCTTTTTTTTTGAGGATCCGCTGTGATAATGAGAAAGATTTCTGGATATACGCAAAAAACGGTCGATAATATCAGAATCGGATGAATCAGCCCGGGTCGGTTTACTAATGGGATGCCCTAATGTGTCACAAAAATTCGCTTTAGACAATGATCCAATCAGAGGAATAATTGGAACTATTGTCTCGAACTTCTTCATAGCATTATTTATTAGAAATGAATTTTCTAGCATTTGACTTCGTACCACTGAAGAATTTAGTCGCACGCTTGAACGATAGCCCAAAAAGTCAAGAGAATACTTGCATAATTGGTTTATATCGATCCTTCCTGGTTGAAACCAGGCGTAAAAATGATATTGCCATAAATTAACAAGGTAATATTTCCATTTCTTCATCAGAAGAGGCGTATCTTTTGAAGCCAGAATTGATTTTCCTTGATATCGAAGATAATGCATGAAAGGATCTTTGAAGAACCATAGGATGCACTGAAAATCATTATCAAAGAAGACTTTGACAAAATGTTCTATTTTTACATAGAAATATATTCGCTCAAAAAAGATTCCAGAAGATGTTGACCGTAAATGAGAAGATTGATTACGGAGAAAAAGAAAGAAGTATTCGTATTCACATATATGAGAATTATATAGGAACAAGAATAATCTTGGATTACCTTTTGAAAAAATGGTAATATGGTTCTTTTGAATAATAAGACTATTCCAATACTCGTGGAGAAAGAAACGTAATAAATGCAAAGAAGAGGCATCGTTCACCCAGTAGCGAAGGGTTTGAACCAAGATTTCTAGATGGATGTGATAGGGTATTAGTACGTCCGACACATAATCTAAATGTGAAAATTTGTCCTCTAAAAAAGGAAATATGGAATGAATTGCTCGTAATTTATGAGATTTTGCTATTTCTTTCCTTTCTAAGGAAGATACTAATCTTAGGGAAAATGGAATTTCCACAATGACTGCAAATCCCTCGGAGATAATTTGAGAATAAAAATTCTTGTTTTGCCCAAAAAATGGATTTTGGATAGAATCATTAGCTGAAAAAATCAAAGGATTCTGTTGATACATTCGAGTAATTAAACGTTTCACAATTATTGAACTAGATTTATTGTCATAACCTGCATTTTCGAACAAAATCGATTTATTTAAACCATGATCATGAGCAAGTGCATAAATATACTCTCGAAAAAGAAGTGGGTATAGGAAGTCATGTTGTCTAGATCTATCTAGTTCTAAATATCCTTGAAATTCCTCCATTGGAAATTCGATTTGACTCCAAAAAGAAACAAAAAAGGTAGGGGATTTTTTGGTTATCAAATGATACATAGTGCGATACAGTCAAAACAAGGTATTCTAGTAAGAAAAAAATAGATACCTCGGAGATAGGTAGACTCATCAACGGACTCTCTATCCTCTCTTTTTCAATCGAATTCGTTTATATTAGTTATAGGATAAGAAGATGGATTCGAAATCCTTTATTTTTCATTTCAACCCAATCGCTCTTTTGATTTTGGAAAAAAAAATATCTTTATCAATATGCCGCTTCTTCTACACATTTAGGTATAACCTAGAATAGGAAATAGCTAATAGTTAGGACTCATTAAAAAAGAAATGGATAATCATCCACTCACGGAAAAGCCCTTCCCGTACCAGGTACTAATATCTTTTTAACGTATAATTAGATCGGGTAATCAGTCAAATTAAGAAATTATGAACAGAAGCTCGTTGCTTTTTCTTTCTTTATACTTTTTCTTTCTTTATAATTAATTGAGGTCATAGGACTCTATCCATTTATTCATTCGACCCAACTCTGAATTCATTTCATTTTTTTCTCACTAAGAATTCAAACAAGGTTTTGAACTGATCCAGGATCCAGTAAGAATGAAATATTTTCAGAATTCTCTATTGATACGACATGCTGTTTTTTCCAGTCATTCCTTTCAGGATCAGTCGTGGTCTTACAAACTCTACCGAAGGTATGAACGAATCCGTTACTTCATATAAATGTGTAAAAGATGCTAGCCGCACTTAAAAGCCGAGTACTCTACCGTTGAGTTAGCAACCCGAAAAAAATTAGGATATGTAGATACAATCGGAATAAAATAAAGAAATTCAATTGCACGATGCAATCAAAACAGCAAACTAGCAATAAAATTCCAATTGATTCTGAAATTATGAATCGAAAAAAAAAAATAAACAGATCCAATAAGAATAATCAAATTTTCATATAAAAAAAAGGCAATTTGGATAGACTGCCTCTTCTCGCTTATGTTATCCATTTTTTTTTAACCAAAAAAGACTTCTTGTTTGTATCACAACCAATCGAACGAACCCATATATAGATAGATATTTTTTGTTGAATGAAGTAAAGGAAAAAAACGAAATCTAAGAAAGAA from Eucalyptus grandis chloroplast, complete genome harbors:
- the psbA gene encoding photosystem II protein D1; translated protein: MTAILERRESESLWGRFCNWITSTENRLYIGWFGVLMIPTLLTATSVFIIAFIAAPPVDIDGIREPVSGSLLYGNNIISGAIIPTSAAIGLHFYPIWEAASVDEWLYNGGPYELIVLHFLLGVACYMGREWELSFRLGMRPWIAVAYSAPVAAATAVFLIYPIGQGSFSDGMPLGISGTFNFMIVFQAEHNILMHPFHMLGVAGVFGGSLFSAMHGSLVTSSLIRETTENESANEGYRFGQEEETYNIVAAHGYFGRLIFQYASFNNSRSLHFFLAAWPVVGIWFTALGISTMAFNLNGFNFNQSVVDSQGRVINTWADIINRANLGMEVMHERNAHNFPLDLAAVEVPSTNG
- the matK gene encoding maturase K; translated protein: MEEFQGYLELDRSRQHDFLYPLLFREYIYALAHDHGLNKSILFENAGYDNKSSSIIVKRLITRMYQQNPLIFSANDSIQNPFFGQNKNFYSQIISEGFAVIVEIPFSLRLVSSLERKEIAKSHKLRAIHSIFPFLEDKFSHLDYVSDVLIPYHIHLEILVQTLRYWVNDASSLHLLRFFLHEYWNSLIIQKNHITIFSKGNPRLFLFLYNSHICEYEYFFLFLRNQSSHLRSTSSGIFFERIYFYVKIEHFVKVFFDNDFQCILWFFKDPFMHYLRYQGKSILASKDTPLLMKKWKYYLVNLWQYHFYAWFQPGRIDINQLCKYSLDFLGYRSSVRLNSSVVRSQMLENSFLINNAMKKFETIVPIIPLIGSLSKANFCDTLGHPISKPTRADSSDSDIIDRFLRISRNLSHYHSGSSKKKSLYRVKYILRLSCVKTLARKHKKTVRTFLKRLGSEFLEEFLTEEEVVLSLIFPRTYSTSRRLYRGRIWYLDITSINDLVNYE